In Gallaecimonas pentaromativorans, the following are encoded in one genomic region:
- the pcnB gene encoding polynucleotide adenylyltransferase PcnB → MISRVIDFCRRVVGGKEEEVTRVIPRDDHSISRKDISDNALKVLYRLNKAGYQAYLVGGGVRDLLLGLQPKDFDIVTNARPDDIKKLFRNCRLVGRRFRLAHILFGRDIIEVATFRGSQTDDPQAARSDEGMLLRDNAYSDSVEEDALRRDFSINALYYNIADYSILDFAGGMKALENRRIDLIGDPATRYREDPVRMLRAVRFATKLGMDIAPATAAPIRELAPLLDDIPAARLFEESLKLFMAGKGLDNFQMLSEYGLLQRLFPSLVPFLDDPRAGRFIELALENTDYRVRNDLKSTPAFLFAALLWPVLDVRAQDILLESGLPTNDAYQIAMNEVLDEQCKRIAIPRRFTTTIREIWTLQTRLDKRAGRRADRLFEHPRFRAAFDFLEMRGEVEGKEIKALAQWWHQYQETDGSGRQQLVSGLFEAKGPKRRKPRKRKPRPRTQGEA, encoded by the coding sequence ATCATTTCTAGAGTTATTGATTTTTGTCGCCGCGTTGTCGGCGGTAAAGAAGAAGAAGTCACCCGCGTTATCCCCAGGGACGACCACTCCATCAGTCGCAAGGACATCAGCGACAACGCGCTCAAGGTGCTTTATCGCCTCAACAAGGCCGGTTACCAGGCTTATCTGGTGGGCGGCGGTGTCCGCGATCTGCTGCTTGGCCTTCAGCCCAAAGATTTTGACATCGTCACCAACGCTAGGCCCGACGACATCAAAAAACTGTTCCGTAACTGCCGCCTGGTTGGGCGGCGGTTCCGCCTGGCCCATATCCTCTTTGGCCGCGACATCATCGAAGTGGCCACCTTCCGGGGCAGCCAGACCGACGATCCCCAGGCCGCCCGCTCCGACGAAGGCATGCTGCTGCGCGACAACGCCTACTCCGACTCGGTCGAAGAAGACGCCCTGCGCCGCGATTTCTCCATCAACGCCCTTTACTACAACATCGCCGATTACAGCATCCTCGACTTTGCTGGCGGCATGAAGGCGCTGGAGAACCGCCGTATCGATCTGATTGGCGACCCTGCCACCCGCTACCGCGAAGATCCGGTGCGGATGCTGCGGGCGGTGCGCTTTGCCACCAAGCTCGGCATGGATATCGCCCCGGCCACGGCCGCTCCCATCCGCGAATTGGCGCCACTGCTGGACGACATTCCGGCAGCGCGCCTCTTTGAAGAGAGCCTCAAGCTGTTCATGGCCGGCAAGGGGCTGGATAACTTCCAGATGCTGAGCGAGTACGGCCTGCTGCAGCGACTGTTCCCGAGCCTGGTGCCGTTTTTGGACGACCCGCGCGCTGGCCGCTTTATCGAGCTGGCCCTGGAGAACACCGACTATCGGGTCCGTAACGATCTTAAAAGCACCCCGGCATTCCTGTTTGCCGCCCTGCTGTGGCCGGTGCTGGACGTCAGAGCCCAGGACATTCTCTTGGAGTCTGGCCTGCCCACCAACGACGCCTATCAGATAGCCATGAACGAAGTGCTGGACGAGCAATGCAAACGCATCGCCATCCCGCGCCGCTTTACCACCACCATCCGCGAAATTTGGACCTTGCAGACCCGCCTGGACAAACGCGCCGGCCGCCGCGCCGACCGCCTGTTCGAGCACCCCCGTTTTCGCGCCGCTTTTGATTTCCTGGAAATGCGCGGCGAAGTGGAAGGCAAGGAGATCAAAGCCCTGGCCCAGTGGTGGCACCAGTATCAGGAAACCGACGGCAGCGGCCGCCAGCAGCTGGTGTCTGGCCTGTTTGAGGCCAAAGGCCCCAAACGCCGCAAGCCCCGTAAACGCAAACCTCGCCCCCGTACCCAAGGCGAGGCGTGA
- the gluQRS gene encoding tRNA glutamyl-Q(34) synthetase GluQRS, giving the protein MPGYVGRFAPSPSGPLHLGSLVAALGSFLDAKRHQGRWLLRIEDIDPPREVPGASDAILRTLDAFGLHWDGAVRYQSACHDHYRERLAFLASNGLSYRCACTRKQLKAQGLHQRELCQCPATAEAAALRFKNDDPQSQFTDRRLGQITVPAAFACEDFIIHRKDGLFAYQLAVVSDDIDQGITQIVRGADLLDATVWQLQLYRAFGAQQVGYLHLPLVMDEDGQKLSKQNHAAPIDDANPIPALSAALGYLGLKSRDDSSVEALLKDAIMQWSWLDDSQPAQARV; this is encoded by the coding sequence ATGCCCGGTTATGTGGGGCGTTTTGCCCCAAGCCCTTCAGGGCCGTTACACCTGGGTTCCCTGGTGGCGGCCCTTGGTTCTTTTCTGGACGCCAAACGCCACCAAGGCCGCTGGCTGCTCCGCATCGAAGATATCGACCCTCCCCGCGAAGTGCCCGGTGCCAGCGACGCCATCTTGCGTACCCTGGATGCCTTTGGCCTGCATTGGGACGGCGCCGTTCGCTATCAAAGCGCCTGCCATGACCACTACCGTGAACGCCTGGCCTTTTTAGCCAGCAATGGGCTGAGTTATCGCTGCGCTTGTACCCGCAAGCAACTCAAAGCCCAAGGTCTGCACCAGCGCGAACTTTGCCAATGCCCGGCAACAGCTGAGGCGGCAGCGCTGCGCTTTAAAAACGACGACCCCCAAAGCCAATTTACCGACCGGCGCTTAGGCCAAATAACGGTGCCGGCTGCATTTGCCTGTGAAGATTTCATCATCCACCGTAAAGACGGCCTCTTTGCCTACCAATTGGCAGTGGTGAGCGACGACATCGACCAGGGCATCACCCAGATTGTGCGGGGCGCCGATCTGCTGGATGCCACCGTCTGGCAATTGCAGCTGTACCGGGCCTTTGGCGCCCAGCAGGTCGGGTATCTGCACCTGCCGTTGGTGATGGACGAAGACGGCCAAAAGCTTTCCAAACAGAACCACGCCGCCCCCATTGACGATGCCAATCCGATACCGGCACTCAGCGCAGCCCTTGGCTATCTTGGCCTAAAAAGTCGCGATGACAGCTCGGTAGAGGCCCTGCTCAAAGACGCCATCATGCAATGGTCATGGCTGGATGATTCTCAACCGGCGCAAGCTCGGGTATGA
- the panD gene encoding aspartate 1-decarboxylase, with protein MQRVMLQGKLHQARVTHSVLEYEGSCAIDQDFLDAAGILEYEEIQIYNIDNGERFTTYAISGERGSKVISVNGAAAHKAKQGDRVIICAFVRLDDAEAKKHKPSLVYLDAKNNIVRTSKDIPVQVA; from the coding sequence ATGCAAAGAGTCATGCTGCAAGGCAAACTGCACCAGGCCCGAGTAACCCACTCTGTTCTGGAATATGAAGGTTCCTGTGCCATCGACCAGGACTTCCTGGACGCTGCCGGCATTCTGGAATACGAAGAGATCCAGATTTACAACATCGACAACGGTGAGCGCTTCACCACCTACGCCATCAGCGGCGAACGTGGTTCCAAAGTGATCTCCGTTAACGGTGCGGCGGCCCACAAGGCCAAGCAAGGTGACCGCGTGATCATCTGCGCCTTTGTCCGCCTCGATGATGCCGAAGCCAAGAAGCACAAGCCCAGCCTTGTCTACCTTGATGCCAAGAACAACATCGTGCGCACCAGTAAGGATATTCCTGTACAGGTTGCCTGA
- the panB gene encoding 3-methyl-2-oxobutanoate hydroxymethyltransferase, with protein sequence MSKVNEAALKKRTSISTLHKMKQKGEKFATLTAYDASFAQLFDEQGVAMLLIGDSLGNVVQGLDDTLGVTTDDIAYHTRCVRRATQGALIVADLPFMSYATPQQACENAAMLMRAGAQMVKLEGGEWVCDTIRTLVERSVPVCAHIGLMPQSVHVMGGYKVQGKSEEDAARILRDAKAVEAAGAQLLVIECVSKKVAKAVTEALSIPVIGIGAGPDTDGQVLVMHDMFGISAGHTPKFSKNFLIETGNMQDAVARYVSDVAEGRFPAAEHSFD encoded by the coding sequence ATGAGCAAGGTAAACGAAGCGGCGCTGAAAAAGCGCACCAGCATTTCCACCCTGCATAAGATGAAACAAAAAGGTGAGAAGTTCGCGACCCTCACCGCCTACGACGCCAGTTTTGCCCAGCTTTTTGACGAGCAGGGCGTCGCCATGTTGCTGATTGGCGACTCCCTTGGCAACGTAGTCCAGGGCCTGGACGACACCCTGGGCGTTACCACCGACGATATCGCCTACCACACCCGCTGCGTGCGCCGCGCTACCCAGGGCGCCCTTATCGTCGCCGACCTGCCCTTTATGAGTTACGCCACCCCCCAGCAGGCCTGCGAAAATGCCGCCATGCTGATGCGCGCCGGCGCTCAGATGGTCAAGCTTGAAGGCGGTGAGTGGGTGTGCGACACCATTCGTACCCTGGTGGAACGCTCGGTGCCGGTGTGCGCCCACATCGGCCTGATGCCCCAATCGGTACATGTGATGGGTGGCTACAAGGTGCAGGGCAAGAGCGAAGAAGACGCCGCCCGAATTCTGCGTGACGCCAAAGCGGTTGAAGCCGCTGGCGCCCAGCTGCTGGTGATTGAATGTGTCAGCAAGAAGGTGGCCAAGGCGGTGACCGAGGCGCTCAGCATTCCGGTTATCGGCATTGGCGCCGGCCCCGACACCGACGGCCAGGTACTGGTGATGCACGACATGTTCGGCATCAGCGCCGGGCACACGCCCAAGTTCTCCAAAAATTTCCTGATAGAAACCGGCAACATGCAAGACGCGGTTGCCCGTTATGTTTCCGACGTGGCCGAAGGGCGTTTCCCGGCGGCCGAGCACTCCTTTGATTGA
- the folK gene encoding 2-amino-4-hydroxy-6-hydroxymethyldihydropteridine diphosphokinase produces the protein MRVRAYIGLGANLASPARQLWQALHHLATIEHSTLVASSSFYGSKPMGPQDQPDYVNAVAALDTALPPLALLDALQAIELRQGRVRQRRWGERTLDLDLLLYGQQQLALPRLTVPHEGLKVRSFVLEPLKELAPKLVLPDGESLEYLPSHAGELVKVAAPL, from the coding sequence GTGAGGGTCAGGGCCTATATCGGGCTGGGCGCCAACCTGGCCAGCCCCGCCCGCCAGCTTTGGCAGGCCCTGCACCACCTGGCCACCATCGAGCACAGCACGCTGGTGGCCAGCTCCAGTTTCTACGGCTCCAAACCCATGGGGCCGCAAGACCAGCCTGACTATGTCAATGCCGTGGCGGCCCTGGATACTGCCCTGCCCCCTCTGGCGTTGCTGGACGCCCTGCAAGCCATAGAGCTGCGCCAGGGGCGAGTGCGCCAGCGGCGCTGGGGCGAGCGCACCCTGGATTTAGACCTGCTGCTTTACGGCCAGCAGCAGTTGGCACTGCCCAGGCTCACGGTGCCCCATGAAGGCCTTAAAGTCCGTTCTTTTGTCCTAGAACCCTTGAAAGAACTGGCTCCCAAACTGGTATTACCAGACGGGGAGTCCTTGGAATACCTGCCTTCCCACGCTGGGGAGCTGGTCAAGGTTGCAGCGCCTCTTTGA
- the panC gene encoding pantoate--beta-alanine ligase: MRTVHSVKDLRAQVKAWHQKGERVALVPTMGNLHQGHLTLVREAKQLADRVVVSIFVNPMQFGANEDLSAYPRTPDEDSSALFEEGVDLLFMPSVEALYPNGMEGHTKVEVPAISDLYCGQTRPGHFRGVATVVCKLFNLVQPDIACFGTKDYQQLAVIRRMVEDLAMPIDIKGVETVRAEDGLALSSRNGYLTSEERAQAPALYATLNAMGDSLTQGEQDFAALIDQGKAQLSQAGFKPDYLYILNADTLLPAAKEDKELVLLAAAYLGKARLIDNLRVDLQA, translated from the coding sequence ATGCGCACCGTGCATTCCGTTAAAGATCTGCGCGCCCAGGTAAAGGCCTGGCACCAGAAAGGGGAGCGGGTCGCCCTGGTTCCCACCATGGGCAACCTGCACCAGGGGCACCTGACATTGGTCAGGGAAGCCAAGCAACTGGCCGACCGGGTGGTGGTCTCCATTTTCGTCAACCCCATGCAGTTTGGGGCCAACGAGGACCTGTCGGCCTATCCGCGAACGCCGGACGAAGACTCCAGCGCCCTGTTCGAAGAAGGGGTGGACCTGCTGTTCATGCCGAGCGTAGAGGCCCTCTACCCCAACGGTATGGAAGGCCACACCAAGGTGGAGGTGCCCGCCATTTCCGATCTGTACTGTGGCCAGACCCGCCCCGGGCATTTTCGCGGTGTGGCAACGGTGGTGTGCAAGCTCTTTAACCTGGTACAGCCCGATATCGCCTGCTTTGGCACCAAGGACTACCAGCAGTTGGCCGTCATTCGCCGTATGGTCGAAGACCTGGCCATGCCCATCGACATCAAAGGTGTCGAAACGGTGCGCGCTGAAGACGGCTTGGCCCTTAGCTCCCGTAACGGCTACCTCACCAGCGAGGAGCGCGCCCAGGCGCCGGCCCTTTACGCCACCCTCAATGCCATGGGCGATAGCCTCACCCAAGGTGAGCAGGACTTTGCTGCCCTTATCGACCAGGGCAAAGCCCAGCTTAGCCAAGCCGGATTTAAGCCCGATTACCTTTATATCCTCAACGCCGACACCCTGCTGCCGGCTGCCAAAGAGGATAAGGAATTGGTTTTATTGGCGGCGGCCTACCTAGGTAAAGCGCGGCTTATCGACAACCTGCGAGTAGATTTGCAGGCCTAA